In Rubrivirga sp. SAORIC476, the following proteins share a genomic window:
- a CDS encoding efflux RND transporter periplasmic adaptor subunit, producing MITDAPSVAPEATDPADAYADAPRDPNRPRRARWVMLALLALVVAVGLTWALTRGDSSDAVAEAPPAAAPGDGGAADASGDGPQGGLAQFDLNGDGVVYQSGMHPWIVEDEPGTCPICGMDLEPVPVSGAPAGTVEIDPVTLQNIGVRTAVVQERQLERTLRTTGTFEARDAARETVTLRVGGFVENLYVDTEGQRVRQGQPLLEIYSPELVSTQQELLLAVRNRELLGGGDGADRLVEAARTRLRLFGLGAGQISVVERSGMIRERITLFAPASGTVQNRRIVEGMQAAPGQPLMDIVDFGSLYLQVDVPERDLGWVRTGTRGVVTLAAFPGEELRGRVDYVYDTLDPATRTGTARITVPNAGGRLRPGMFATATLYGDLSEVGPVVPAEAVVRDGDGAAVILALGEGRFRPQPVTLGEEANGLVRVLSGVEPGDRVVTSAQFLIDSEARLAASLGAMQSMPGMDMGEMDMGTE from the coding sequence ATGATCACCGACGCCCCAAGCGTGGCCCCCGAGGCCACCGACCCGGCCGACGCCTACGCCGACGCGCCCCGGGACCCCAACCGCCCCCGCCGCGCGCGTTGGGTCATGCTCGCCCTCCTCGCCCTCGTCGTCGCCGTCGGCCTCACCTGGGCGCTCACGCGCGGCGACAGCTCTGACGCCGTCGCCGAGGCCCCGCCCGCCGCTGCCCCCGGCGACGGCGGCGCAGCGGACGCCTCCGGCGACGGTCCCCAGGGCGGCCTCGCGCAGTTCGACCTCAACGGCGACGGCGTCGTCTACCAGTCCGGGATGCACCCGTGGATCGTCGAGGACGAGCCGGGAACGTGCCCGATCTGTGGGATGGACCTCGAGCCCGTGCCCGTGAGCGGCGCCCCGGCCGGGACCGTCGAGATCGACCCGGTCACGCTCCAGAACATCGGCGTGCGGACGGCCGTCGTCCAGGAGCGCCAGCTCGAGCGGACGCTCCGCACGACGGGCACCTTCGAGGCCCGCGACGCCGCGCGCGAGACGGTCACGCTCCGCGTCGGCGGGTTCGTGGAGAACCTCTACGTCGACACCGAGGGCCAGCGGGTCCGCCAGGGCCAGCCGCTCCTCGAGATCTACAGCCCCGAGCTGGTGTCCACGCAGCAGGAGCTGCTCTTGGCGGTCCGCAACCGCGAGCTCTTGGGCGGCGGCGACGGGGCCGACCGGCTCGTCGAGGCGGCCCGCACGCGGCTCCGGCTCTTCGGGCTGGGGGCGGGGCAGATCAGCGTCGTCGAACGGAGCGGGATGATCCGGGAGCGGATCACGCTCTTCGCGCCCGCCTCGGGCACGGTCCAGAACCGCCGGATCGTCGAGGGGATGCAGGCCGCGCCGGGCCAGCCGCTCATGGACATCGTCGACTTCGGGAGCCTCTACCTCCAGGTCGATGTCCCCGAGCGCGATCTCGGCTGGGTCCGCACCGGCACGCGCGGCGTCGTGACGCTGGCGGCGTTCCCCGGCGAGGAGCTCCGGGGCCGCGTCGACTACGTCTACGACACGCTCGACCCGGCCACCCGGACCGGCACGGCCCGGATCACCGTCCCCAACGCCGGGGGCCGCTTGCGGCCCGGGATGTTCGCGACGGCCACGCTCTACGGCGACCTCTCGGAGGTCGGCCCGGTCGTGCCCGCCGAGGCCGTCGTACGCGACGGCGACGGGGCGGCCGTCATCCTGGCCCTCGGCGAGGGCCGGTTCCGGCCGCAGCCGGTCACGCTCGGCGAGGAAGCCAACGGGCTCGTCCGCGTGCTCTCGGGCGTCGAGCCCGGCGACCGCGTCGTCACGAGCGCCCAGTTCCTCATCGACTCCGAGGCCCGACTGGCGGCGTCCCTCGGCGCGATGCAGTCGATGCCGGGGATGGACATGGGCGAGATGGACATGGGGACCGAGTAA